The window CGCCACGATCCAATTCATCTGCGCCACGGTGAGCAGATCCGCTGCCTGCCCCGGATAGGCACCTGCGGGAATCACATCCCATGAGTAGTAGGGATGTTCCGCGATCAGCGCCGCAGCCGCCAGCGAATCCACCGCGATCAAACGCGCGTCGCCCGTGGTGGTGGCATCCAGCACGGCCGAGGCCGGATAGCCCACCGAGATGATGGCCGCATCGAGGGCCCGGTCCTTGAGGGCCGCCGCAGCTTCCGCAAACGACAGGTAGCGCACGTCGATGTCTTCGTAGGAGACCCCGTGCGCTTCCAACACCTGCTTGGCGATCTGTTCTGTGCCCGAGCCCGGCGGTCCCACCGCCACCCGTAGGCCCTTGAACTCGGTGATCGAGGATACGCTGCTCCCCGGTCCCACCAGGATGTGGGTCAGGTTGGCGTAGAGCGGCGAGAGCACGCGAAGCGCCTGCACTGGCTGGGGAAACGCCTCGGTGCCCCCGTGATAGGCTTCGTAGATCGTGACCGGCAACGCGAATGCCAGGTCCATCTGGCCATTCACCATGCGGTTCACGTTCTCGACAGAGCCCCCCGTGACCTCCGCCGTGTACTGCCGTGCCGAATCCGCCACCGAGAGTCGGCTGGCCAGCGCGCCACCGATCGGATAGTAGATCCCGCCCGTGCCGGCGGTCCCGATCGACATGAACTGGCGGCGTCCGCCCCCTTCCCCGCAGCCCTGCAGGGAGAAAAGGGCCAGCAGGAGGAGGGACAGGCGAACGCGTCCGGTCATTGGAAATCCCTGGGTGGTGAGCGGCTGGTGGGGCCAACGGAAACGGGCCGGGGCCCGGGCCTGCGCGTTGGGGAGGCCAGAATACCCGGCCAGCGCGCCCCCGACAACGGCGAACTCCAGCGAACCGCTGCCGGATGGCACAGAGTCAGGGACAGCGGCGGGGTGCAGCGACGTATCTGCTTGCAGCCGATGCCGTTCAACCAGGGTGTCGCAGACGCCCACCGACAGGAGCGCCCGCATGTTCCGCCGAATCGCCGTCGCCCTCGTCGTCACCGCCGGGTTTTCCGTGGCGTGTAGCGATCCCCACTCGCCGCCACTGGTCGGGGAGCTCGAAGTTCTGAGCGGGGACGGGCAGACCGGACGGGCCGGCGAGCCCCTCTCCCAGCAGATCGAGGTGAGGGCGCTCTGGGAGGACGGCAGCGAGGCGGTCTACTCGATCTGGGTGCAACTCGCTCAAGGGTCGGGCTTCGTGGATCTGGGGGGCGCGCAGGCGGGCGGCGAAGGGGTCACCGTAGCTGCGCCGGTGGGTCGAGCCCGCGTGCGTTGGACGCTGGGGCCCGAGTCGGGCGCCCAGCAGCTCCGCTTCTTCGCCGTGCGCGCCGACGGCGACACGGTCGCCGCCGTCGTCATGGCGACGGCCACGCCGTAGGGGCGCGTCGCAGTCCGCACCGAGCCGCCGGAACGCACGGTCCGGGCCCGAATGCGCGCACCTGAAATCGCGTTCCCGCTCGGTGCCGCGCTCCTGCTACCCCGGTCCCTCCAGGCCGTTTGGTAGATCCCGGCCACTCGTGCGTTCTTGTCCTGGAGCGCCGCCGAAGCCCCGGAGGCCGCTGTGATCCACGCTGCGAGAAGCATTTGATGCTGGACCGCATCCGACAGGGAGATGACTCCGCGCTGGAGGAGCTCGTCGAGCAGAGCTGGAGCGGGCTGCTCGGGCACCTGCGCCGTCTGCTGGGCTCAGCGGACCAGGCCGAGGACGCGGCCCAGGAGGCGCTCGTGCGACTGTGGGAACAGCGGGATCGTTGGAAAGCCGGCTCGGCGCGTGCCCTCCTGTTCCGCATCGCCCGCAATGTGGCCCTGGATCAGGAGCGGCGCCGGGCGGTGCGCACGCGCGCGCTCGCGCTGACTCGGGCCGCTCCCGCGGCCACTGCGGCTCCCCCAGACGATGTGCTGGCAAGCAACGAGGTGGAGCGGCGCGTGCACCAAGCGCT is drawn from Gemmatimonadota bacterium and contains these coding sequences:
- a CDS encoding TAXI family TRAP transporter solute-binding subunit; its protein translation is MTGRVRLSLLLLALFSLQGCGEGGGRRQFMSIGTAGTGGIYYPIGGALASRLSVADSARQYTAEVTGGSVENVNRMVNGQMDLAFALPVTIYEAYHGGTEAFPQPVQALRVLSPLYANLTHILVGPGSSVSSITEFKGLRVAVGPPGSGTEQIAKQVLEAHGVSYEDIDVRYLSFAEAAAALKDRALDAAIISVGYPASAVLDATTTGDARLIAVDSLAAAALIAEHPYYSWDVIPAGAYPGQAADLLTVAQMNWIVALETLPDDVVDKLLTIVTQDRPALARVHPMAGQIDLSRLATAPIPRHAEVDRWMEAHPDAAQPPVKTP
- a CDS encoding sigma-70 family RNA polymerase sigma factor, whose protein sequence is MLDRIRQGDDSALEELVEQSWSGLLGHLRRLLGSADQAEDAAQEALVRLWEQRDRWKAGSARALLFRIARNVALDQERRRAVRTRALALTRAAPAATAAPPDDVLASNEVERRVHQALSRLPDRRRAVFELVRFGGMSYREVAETLELSPQTVANHMSLALSDLRTELVDLFERPGDGGREARSNDG